DNA from Frateuria edaphi:
CGCGCAAAAGACTGAAGCGTCCGATGTTCCAGTCGTCGGCCACCGGCGGGATGGTCGTTTGCAGGAGAATACGGCTGGGCTGCTGCATGGTTCGCTCCGCTCAGCAGGCTGAGAAGTGGGGCCGGGATCGAAGGCCCTCACCGCGGCGATCGTAGGCTCCGCCGGTGACAAAAGCGACCATGCTCGGCAGGCAGAGGCTGCATTCTGCCGTGGATGCGGTTACAGGTGGTCCGCGTCGACCACCGCCTGGACGAATGCTTGGGGTGCTTCTTGCGGCAGGTCGTGGCCTATGCCGCCTTTGACGAGCCTGTGCTGGTACTTGCCGGTGAAACGCTTCGCGTACGCCTCCGCCGGCGGGTGCGGCGCGCCGTTGGCGTCGCCTTCCATGGTGATGGCCGGCACGCCGATGGACGGGAAACGTGCCAGGCGTTGCTCAAGTGCCGCATATTTCGACTCGCCCTTGGCCAGGCCCAGGCGCCAGCGGTAGTTGTGGATGACGATGGCGACCTGGTCGGGATTGTCCAGTGCCGCCGCACTGCGCTCGAATGTGGCCTCGTCGAATTTCCATTGCGGCGAAGCAAGCCGCCAGATCAGCCGGGCGAAGTCGCGGCGATATTTCTCGTAGCCCATGCGACCGCGCTCGGTGGCGAAGTAATACTGGTACCACCATTGCAGTTCGGCCTCGGGCGGCAGCGGTTGACTGCCAGACGCCTGGCTACCGATGAGATAGCCACTCACCGACACCAGGGCCTTCACCCGCTCCGGCCACAGCGCGGCCACGACGTCGGCCGAACGCGCACCCCAGTCGAAGCCCGCCAGGACCGCACGCCTGATCCGGAGCGTATCCATGAAGTCGACCAGGTCCTTCGCGAGCGCGGCGGGTTCGGCGTTGCGCATCGTGCCCGTGGAAAGGAAGCGCGTGGCGCCGTAGCCCCGCGCGTACGGCACCAGCACCCGATAGCCTCTCGCCGCGAGCGCTGGCGCCACCTTGTCGTAGCTGTGGATGTCGTAAGGCCATCCATGCAGCAGGATCACGACGGGTCCATTGGCGGGGCCAAGTTCAGCGTATGCCACGTCGAGCACGCCGGCGTGCACATGCTTCAGCGGACCCAGGGGGCCTTCTGCTCGAGCCAGGTTCGCCACGAGGGCGGGCCGCCCCTGCCCTGCGTGTGCCGGGCCTGGCATGAACAATTGCACTGCAGCCAAGACGGCCGCGGTCAGGGCGCCATGGCGATCGAATCTAAATGTCTTGAACATCGGTTTCTTCCTGTTTGGAGACAAAGTATGTCGGGCGGTGTCGCTCTCCGGCTCACTCAGCTTGCGCACCGGAGCGCACGTCGAAGGTGGGCGCGTCTGGCCTCAGATCGACCAGCCGGCGCCCGAAATCGAGCTCGAAGCTGCTTTGCGTGCCGTAACCGAGCCGGTCGAGTTTCGAGCGGCGCGCACGACTGGCCGAGCTGCTGAGCGCCTCCCAGAAGATCGTGTTGCTGGCCTCAAAGTCCGCTCCCGTCGGTACACCCACACGATTTATCTGGGCCTTCAAAGCAGCCAGCGTGTCGCGGTCGAATGTGGCCAGGCGTCGGGCCAAGCCGTCGACGAACGCATCGAGCGTGTCGTCGTCGATGGTGCGGTTTATCCACCCATAGCGTTCCGCGACATCCGCGTCGAAGTCGTCTCCACTGAGCACGATCTCCAGCGAGCGCGATCGCCCGACCAGGCGTGGCAGCCACTCCAGCGCCCCGCCGCCAAGCGGCAAGCCGACGCCCACCTCGGGATTGCCCAGGAGCGCGCGCTGCCGGCTGGCAAAGCGCAGGTCACAGGCCAGGACAAATTCATTGCCGACGCCGCGTGTGCGGCCGCGGATCTTGGCCACGCTGATCACGGGCGAGCGGCACAACTGCAGGACCACGTCGGTCCACGCGTGTCCGCCCGCGGCGGCCTGGTCCTGCCGTTCGGCGGCCTTGGACGTATCGAAATGGGCGATGAAGAAGTCCGGATCGGCGGACTCGAAGACAAGCACCTTTACCGATAGGTCCTGATCCGCCGCGCCCAGCAACGCATGCAGGTCGGCAATGGCGGACGGAGTGAGCATGTTGATGGGAGGGTTGTCGAAGGCGACCACCCAGATCCCGGCCCGGGATCGGTCAACCGTCCAATGGACCAGGCCGCTCATGAGCCTGGCCGCTCGAGGTCGGCGATCAGCGCATCCGTGGTGGTGATCACATGGGCGTACGTAGGCCCGTTGAGCTCGTGCGCGGCATGCATGGCTTCGGCGCTGAAGGCGGCGGTGGCGTCCTTTACCAGCGTGAGGTGGTAGCCGAGCTCCATGGCGAACCGTCCGGTGGCTTCAATACACGTATTCGCGATGAGGCCGATCAGAATCACGTGGGTGATCTCGTGCTGCTTGAGTTGCACGTCGAGGTCGGTGTTGGCGAAGCCGCTCGAGCCCCAGTGTTCGGCAACCACCACGTCACCCTCCTGCGGCTGGAAGTCGTCGTGGAAAGTGCCGCCCCAACTGCCCTTCTCGAAGATCTGCCGTTGTGCGCCGGAAAGCTGGTACGGCGTCGCGTGCCGCCAGTGGACGTAATCGCCACGTTCCCACCGGTGATGCGGCACGAAAAACACCATCAATCCGACTCGCCGAGCGATGGCGACCAGCGCCCGGAGGTGATCGAGCAGGCGGACCTCCTCGGAAACGGCCCTCAGCCTCGGCCACGACTTTCCCCCTTCACTGAGAAAGTCGTTGTAGGGATCGACGAGCAGCAACGCGGTGGCATGGGACGGATAGCGCATGAGAGCCACCCTCAGGCCGCCGCTTTCGCGTGGCGCAGTGCATGTCGCTCGATGCTTGCCGCGAACAGGGGCGTCTCACCGGCGTTATGTGCGGCGCTGACGGGTTGCCGTTGCGCGCGGAAAAGGTCGAACGGGATCCCTTGTCGGTCGAGGTATGCGGAGAACTCCTCGGTTGGCCGGGTATACACCCGGTTGGTGAATTCGCAGCGTCCATCATCCATCGCCTTGACGCTCAATTCCCAGTTCACTTCCATGGTGGTTCGGCCGGAAGACGTGAAGAGATCCGAGATGGAGCGGAGCAGCAAATGGTGGGGCGAGGATTTCTGCTCGACGTAATGCTGGACCATCGGCGTGCCGCCGATGACCTCGACGTTGATGGACATCCGGCGGCCGTCGCGGGCCCTCGTAGCCCCGGCTGCGACGTGCGCAGGCGAGCAGCCTTGGTACTCCTCGTCCGGCAGGCTGAAGCACCATGCAGGAATGTCGATGTTGTCGAGGGGCGCGTTGATGATGGCCGAGTAGCTGGTATCGACGATGACTGTGTCTTCCATAGGATGCTCCGGGGATAGTCGCTTGCGGGACGGTTTCCGGTAGCTTCCGCCGGCATGAGGGCCGGTGCCATTACCCATTGGTATCGACCGCTACCTTGGTATCGAGCAGGCGTTTCGGAAGCTGCAGCTCGTGTGCCCCACCGCCGCCGGAAGCTCGATCCCGAGCCGCGTGATTACACGCACGGCTTGTCCACATCAGGAGCGCAACCGGAAACCATCCGGGCAGTCGCCGAGTTCGCCCGGCCGCACTGGAAACAGGTAGAGCTCACCTCCCCTCGATGAGGCGCACGTCGCGCTCCGCTGCGCCATCAAGATGGCGAACTGCGAGTTGATATTCAGGGCTGCGATACGCCGCGTTCGCCGTGGCAAGGTCCGCGAATTCAACCACGGCAACATGCTGCAGTTTTCCCGACTCATAGGCGAAAGCCGGCGTGCCAACGGCCAACACCCGGCCACCGTGGGCCTTGATTACCGGCGTCGCCGCTGCCACGTATTTCTCTACGCCAGCCGCGTCCGAGATTGATTGAAAGGTCATGACCCAGTATCCGCTTGGCATCGTTTTTCTCCCGGACGTAAAGCATGCGAGCTGGCGCGTCTCCGCATTAGCGGTTGCCGCGTGTCTCATCGAAGTGGCTTGAACGTCGCGCGCAACTCGTCGACAAACACGGCCGGCTGTTCCCACGCGGCGAAGTGACCGCCTTTGTCGAGCCGGTTGTAGTGGATGAGCTTCGGATACGCGCGCTCGCTCCAGCTCCTGGGCGCCTGATAGAGCTCGTCCGGGAACGCGCTCACGCCGACTGGGATGTCGACGCCTTTGGGCGCGAAGAAGGCCAGCTTGCTTTCCCAGTACAAGCGCGCGGAGGACACGGCCGTGTTGGTCAGCCAGTACAGGGTCACGTTGTCGAGGATATCGTCGCGCGACAGGCCTTCACGGTGGCCATCGAACACGCGCGCGATCAGGGCGTAGCTGCGCGCGTCGTGGTCGAGCATCCAGGCGGCCAGTCCCACCGGGGAATCGGCGAGGGCATACAGGGTCTGCGGGCGGCCTGCCATTTCCTGCGCGTATCCAAGGCCGTGCCGATAGAAGAAGTCGAGCTGTTCATAGGCGTGCTTCTCGTCGGCGGAGAGATCCGCCGGCGCCGGCCGGTGCGCCTGCAATGCGGCTTCGATGTCGGCGGGCACCGTCGCGGGCATGTTGGTATGGATGCCGATGAGTTCGGGCGCCTTGAGTAAGGCCATCTGCTCGGTGACCGCATTGCCCCAGTCGCCGCCCTGGGCGACGAAGCGGTTGTAGCCCAGGCGCTTCATCAGCACGACCCAGGCGCGCGCGATTCGGACGGGATCCCAGCCGGTTTGCGTGGGCTTGCCGGAAAACCCGTAGCCAGGCAGCGACGGGATCACCACATCGAACGCGTCCGCGGGGGAGCCGCCGTATGCGGTCGGATCGGTCAGCGGCCCGATGATTTTCATCTGTTCGGCGATCGAGCCCGGCCACCCGTGCGTGATGATGATGGGCATGGCGTGGGGGTGCTTGGAACGCACGTGGATGAAGTGAATGTCCACACCATCGATGCGCGTGACGAACTGGGGGACCGCATCGAGTCGCGCCTCGAACCGGCGCCAGTCGTAGTCCTTTGCCCAATATGCAGCGAGCTTTCGAAGCGTCGCCAACTGGACGCCCTGGGACTGGTCGTCGACGGTTTCCTTCTCGGGCCACCGGGTGGCCTCGATCCGGCGGCG
Protein-coding regions in this window:
- a CDS encoding alpha/beta fold hydrolase encodes the protein MFKTFRFDRHGALTAAVLAAVQLFMPGPAHAGQGRPALVANLARAEGPLGPLKHVHAGVLDVAYAELGPANGPVVILLHGWPYDIHSYDKVAPALAARGYRVLVPYARGYGATRFLSTGTMRNAEPAALAKDLVDFMDTLRIRRAVLAGFDWGARSADVVAALWPERVKALVSVSGYLIGSQASGSQPLPPEAELQWWYQYYFATERGRMGYEKYRRDFARLIWRLASPQWKFDEATFERSAAALDNPDQVAIVIHNYRWRLGLAKGESKYAALEQRLARFPSIGVPAITMEGDANGAPHPPAEAYAKRFTGKYQHRLVKGGIGHDLPQEAPQAFVQAVVDADHL
- a CDS encoding DUF1330 domain-containing protein, which translates into the protein MTFQSISDAAGVEKYVAAATPVIKAHGGRVLAVGTPAFAYESGKLQHVAVVEFADLATANAAYRSPEYQLAVRHLDGAAERDVRLIEGR
- a CDS encoding epoxide hydrolase family protein, whose translation is MIARYPTHASRGSAMYAPRSCPSRTAVRGASTRLCALAISVATLLACRVVSASPYSEQAMNTPTAISPTTAVTSAQDTSIRPFRFHATQAQLDDLRRRIEATRWPEKETVDDQSQGVQLATLRKLAAYWAKDYDWRRFEARLDAVPQFVTRIDGVDIHFIHVRSKHPHAMPIIITHGWPGSIAEQMKIIGPLTDPTAYGGSPADAFDVVIPSLPGYGFSGKPTQTGWDPVRIARAWVVLMKRLGYNRFVAQGGDWGNAVTEQMALLKAPELIGIHTNMPATVPADIEAALQAHRPAPADLSADEKHAYEQLDFFYRHGLGYAQEMAGRPQTLYALADSPVGLAAWMLDHDARSYALIARVFDGHREGLSRDDILDNVTLYWLTNTAVSSARLYWESKLAFFAPKGVDIPVGVSAFPDELYQAPRSWSERAYPKLIHYNRLDKGGHFAAWEQPAVFVDELRATFKPLR
- a CDS encoding enoyl-CoA hydratase/isomerase family protein, coding for MSGLVHWTVDRSRAGIWVVAFDNPPINMLTPSAIADLHALLGAADQDLSVKVLVFESADPDFFIAHFDTSKAAERQDQAAAGGHAWTDVVLQLCRSPVISVAKIRGRTRGVGNEFVLACDLRFASRQRALLGNPEVGVGLPLGGGALEWLPRLVGRSRSLEIVLSGDDFDADVAERYGWINRTIDDDTLDAFVDGLARRLATFDRDTLAALKAQINRVGVPTGADFEASNTIFWEALSSSASRARRSKLDRLGYGTQSSFELDFGRRLVDLRPDAPTFDVRSGAQAE
- a CDS encoding isochorismatase family cysteine hydrolase, producing MRYPSHATALLLVDPYNDFLSEGGKSWPRLRAVSEEVRLLDHLRALVAIARRVGLMVFFVPHHRWERGDYVHWRHATPYQLSGAQRQIFEKGSWGGTFHDDFQPQEGDVVVAEHWGSSGFANTDLDVQLKQHEITHVILIGLIANTCIEATGRFAMELGYHLTLVKDATAAFSAEAMHAAHELNGPTYAHVITTTDALIADLERPGS